ttttgtttctattgaaaataggctcattaagaattatataaatataaattataactcataattatttttgtacaatttttaatgattttccaaaattagaataggggattccaaaatcaatccgtccctgtctcactaaaattcaaatatctcaaaatatataactcttttgcttgctctgtttattttttaaaaaaaagactcactaagatttcatttcatatcttattcactctctaattatatttccaccatttttggtgattttttaaagtcacgtgattgttgctgtccaaaactgttttgttgctaattctactttttcataatttcactttcaatcactattcaattcaaaattcacttcgttattttcaagtcaatattcaattcaattccacacatccctcattcacatagcactataaccatttattttataacacaatacaATACTTCATCACTTGAGTCACTCTTTCGCAACTTATCACgttccaatcacatactcatatctcattgaacatgtcggtataacaacaaatatttggggtttttcacacagtactatccatgttacttttatcattcgatacacgtagtagccttcacatagtactacatacgtgatcaagttttacggttcacgtagtggccttcacatagtactacacacatgaccaaagcttttcggtacacatagtagccttcacttagtactacacatgtgaccatcatttatcgattcacgtagtagccttcacacagtactacacacgtgaccaaagcttctcggtacacattgtagccttcacttagtactacacatgtgaccatcatttatcggttcacgtagtagccttcacacagtactacacacgtgttcattgataccttattcaaatctttaccattccgacagttccacaaagattcttactttccaataatttacaatttctccatagcacgttataatatcaatctttccactcaattccataaccaatttaataattcgatttaaatcacttcaaccattacttgcagttggtatatccataaaccaagctgattttaaacaaatcaactatcaatttcaaatttctaactttaatataactatttcatatccAACCCTTTCGCATATATTGTcacgaaatataaaaaaaataattataacaatgtattaattacatacaacttacctcgatacaaaatgtaaagattttggaatttaatccctaatcttctcttttccccgattaaggttgacttctcgtctttcttgataatcgaacttggaagcttgaaaaagcTAACCATGGATTCCCCCTTTCTAATTTCAGCcatgaggttgaagatgatgatttttggcctattttgtctttttaatactttttaattaccaaattaccaaaatgcccctaacttaaaaatttcctatttcacttatctcatgtccatttttgtcaaaaatttaaccaatggtctaattaccatttaaggacctccaatttaaaatttcataacaattggacgcttctaacatgtagaactcaacttttgctctttttgcaatttagtccttttggctaaattgagtgcccaaacgtcgaaatttttgaatgaaaaattcacaaaaattttccatgaaattgtagaccataaaaatataataataattatattttcccttgtcggatttgtgatcctaaaaccactgttccgactaggcttaaaatcgggctgttacattgaaCTTGATTTAGTATGTTAAATGTGTTGGTAATATTTTGGTGGATGTATGGCATGGTTTAATGGTGTTTTGTGGCACTGATTGTTGGTTTTTGGTACTTTTCTGCTGAGTGTTTTGGGTTTAAGGTGAGGTACTGAACCTTAATAAGATGTATTGATACTTTGCTTAGAGGTATCGGTACACGGAATCTGAGTATCGAAACTTGGGCCTAGTAACTACTAATATGAATTTTTGGTCTAGGGTATTGGAACACATGGgttaagtatcgatacttgaccaCTATTTTCGATATTTTGAATctcaaatgttatttttaagtttctTTTAGTTGTAGTATTGATTAATTACTATTCATTATGTTTGAATGGCTTAAAATATATCTTCATGTGTTCAGTAATTTGTGTTGGAGGTTACTTCAGTAACCAACGTGACATCAAGCATTTGATCATCTTCTAGGTCAAAAGTAAGGTATTACATGGCATGTCCTTTTGAAGAGTTTTAATTATTCAAATAGTCACAATTCCAGTAATATAACTATTCAGGAAATATACCTCTTCAACtaatcaaatataattttaaataaattattaaatcattattaattattagataatatataataatatctaATAAATATCATATGGGTCACATAATTTCTTAAATTCTCTCGCTTGACCCATATGCCATCACTTTCATGatttaataataaagataataatgtgtacaatattattattgttaaatcTTTAATCATACTAATTATAATATCAAATCATAGTTAGAAAATTTATAAGAGCTATGACGGTTGTATATCATTATATCAACATAGTTCCTTCCATGCAATACATGTTAATTTTCCAACTTAAcatgaaaagaaacaaaattgtCTAACTTTCATTTCTATTCTAAGACTATTCatgttaataatattttaattcaattatgtaTACTTattagaaaatatgaaatattaaaaataatttcattatggaGTTGAAAGTGTCAATGATAATATTGGTCACACCttaatataaatcaaaatgacatCCTATAATACTCATCTTTTCAATATGCTCACTAAATGTCTTGGGTGACAATCCTTTTGTTAATGGATCTTTAACCATTAAGTTGGTACTAATATGTTCAATTGGCACTCTTTATTTCTGAATTTCTTTAATGGTAATGTATTTTATTTCCATATGTTTAGTACCATTCGAATACTTGTCATTTAAAGAAGAAACTTGATGTAGAGTTATCGCAATAAGTTTTCAACGACTTGTCATACTGTCGACAATTCCAAGCCCTGGAGTGTAATTCCGCAACCATAACCCATGAATAATAGACTCAAAGAATGCTATAAACTTTGCCTCCATAGTAGATGTAATAATGATAAATTTGCTTTCCAATTTCCATAAAATTGCTCTAAAAGTAACAAATAACTAAATGTAGACTTCCTTAAATCTACACATTTATCAAaagctaaatatttataaaaagttacTTCTAAACGATTAGATATCCTATAAGTGAGCACATGATCATTCGTTCATTGTAAGTATCTAAGTAATTTCTTTGTAGCTTTCTAATGGTCCCATCTTGGATTACTCTAATATCTGCCTAGCATTGCAACAAAAAAATTGATGTATGTTTTTGTACAAGTTTaagcatacatcaaactcccaacaaCAAATGCATAAGAAATCTTCTTCATTTGTTCTAGTTCCAATTGATTCTTTGGACATTGCATAAGATTAATTTATCCCTTTTTTGGCCGGTACTATTCCTATTGAATATTTTTCCATCTTGAATCTCTTTGAAATTTtactaatatatgtattttagacAATCCTAACAATCATTGCCATTTATCCcaaaatatttcatttcaaaattattaGAGAGGAACTTCTTGGTTTCATATAATAAACCAAAATCTTTTGCGGCTAGCAGAATATCGTAAACATatagaataagaaaaataaatttgttcCCACTGACCTTTACATATATACATTGATCAACATTCTTTTCCTTAAAACTAAAGGAAGTTTTgatataattaaacttaaaatattattgatgagaagtttgtttaagtccatataTTGACTTGTTTAATTTGTACACCATGTGTTCCTTTCTTTTATCTAAAAAATTAACACCTTAAAATTTTTGATTTAGTAACTGGTATTGTTCTACGATCAGAGATGGTGAAATTAtgaggaaaattaaaaaaatgagtgtatcaaataaaatttaagaaattaattaCATATTTGGAGAAAGAAAATTTAGTGAGTATGAATGTGAGCTTGAAATAATAGAAACATATCAAACTGAAAGAGATAGAAAATTGTAAAGACTAAAGTGTAATTTGACTAAGTCGAgagaatataatttaataatgaatatGGGTTAAGAAGATGATAAGAAAAATGTATTAGTGTTAAAGGAAGTCTCAATCGAgctgaattgaataaaagtaaaagtaaaataactaaactgtaattttatcatttgacgGAAAAAGGacataaatgttattttgtatTTGGAAAAGTTCATGTCTGTCTACGCCCTTAACCCACAAAAATATGAATGGTGTTGCCTTCAAAAGCATAGGATATTTCATATTTTGTGCTCTTAACTTCACCCAGTTTCTGACATCCTCGCCCTTGTAATCCTTATCATACATCGCAGCTTCTCTAGATGCTCTCTTCTTGTTTGGATAAATTTGATATCTTCGTTTTGAAATTCCAGTTGGGAACTTAGAAATACAGAAACTGCAGGAATAAAGGTTTGGTTTGGCTTCAATTGAATTACTCTCTGTCATAGATACGCACAAATACTTTCTGCCtttcttttcatgttttaattatctTGCTTTATTGTGAATTCTGGGTCTGACAGCTTAAAGGGTGCATCCACTTTGATTTAGAAGCTGGCACCAGCTATGGGTTTGCTCACTATAAACTGTTAGTGCCACTTCTCCATGACTTCCCTTTCTTGTTCTTTTTGTTTCACCAACCAATATGTTTAGTTAAAAGAATGCTGAAATTGGGAAAGttttaatgtttttcatgttaGTTCTTCCATCACCATGTATCAGATTTGACAGGGTATAATTCAATTGATGCCCGTTCTAAGAAGCTCCAGTTTGATTCAACTTGAAACTCGATACTTGAAGCTTACCTCGAACTCTATTCACTTTCAGTTCTAGAGTTGAGCTCAAgattaaaattcaagaaaaatatttgaaatgcTCAAGCGTGCTCAATATTTGTTTTTAACTATGTTTGTTTATCCGGTAAAAATATACTGAACTCCCATGCTTAagctcattaaattaaattaaatttatttggtaATAGGCTTGAATCTCATTCTCGACTTAAAAACTCGATTATTTATGTTGGAACTGAGATTTTTTAATGCTAATtaagaataatatatattaaaaggaaGTTCAATTAGCCTGGCGAACTACTCGAGGCAAACATTAGAATACTCTAATCTAGCTCATTTGATAGCTTTACCTTGAGCTTGACTTAGATAATGTCAAAATCGAATCTAGTTTCTTTCGTCGAACCTAAGTACCTTGTTTATACCCCTAAGATTTGACACAGGAACTAAgttattagtaaaaataaaagagcttttctttattctttgttGATGTGCAAAATTGGTGATATTTGAATAGGTGGGATGTTTGTTAGATACTATGGAATCAAAGAGCTTTCACCCCGAAACTCAATCATTGTAAGCCATCTAATCTTGCTGAATTTGATAAGTAGTTTGCCTTCGGGTCCTACAAGTTTTATACATATATGCTTTCATCCGCAGAGCACTAAATTTAGTGCAAGGGCCTTTGCTAGTCGCAAACCAATGAAAATTTCAAGAAGAGAGGGGCGGCTGAGTACAAGTTTCACCTTGCAGACTAAAGAGACCTTACCAGAAGACATCAATGGTCTAGCTGATATGTGTCCTTCCAAGGATggcaataataataatggaaaaagtGTAGATTCAACTCCACCGGATATCATTTCCATTCCTTCCAGGAGTAATGTGCTTCAAGCCTGCACCATCACTTCTGGGTTGATAGCTGCTTTGGGTCTAATAATTAGACAGGTTTGCTTCAGCACGCATGAATGGTAGCTTGATTTCTATGATCTTATTCTTTGCTTTTAGACCTCTTTTTATGTCCATTACTTGTTTAGTAGCTTAAGTAACTTTCGCTTTTCTTCAGTGCAACATGATCAACTCACCAAACCAGTGAGTTTGTGACTTGACTTACGTTTTCTTAATTGGTAAAATATCTTCAAGTTGTATATTCTAATTGTAATCTACAGGTATCGCATGTTGGGTCAATGGAAGGACTACCCATTCTTGACTGCTCCACGGAAgtatcatgtatatatttcatttaagcTTCCTCCCTAAACGGTTTCCGAAAATTGGTTTTGTTTCTGCTTTTTCTGCCTTTAGTGTTTGATCGAATTACTAATCAAGAGATGACCCTTTAAAAATTAAGTTGAGTTCACAAGGATAAATTTAGCAATTTAAACTGTTGTCTTAATTCAGGTCTAACATTTGTGGTTATTTAAACTGAGAATATCTTTTCAAGTGCTTAAAATGAAGCCACTAGATCTGCATAGATTTTGAAACACAGGTTATTTGCTAACCCTAGGTATTGAAAATGAATTCAGCTTATAAAATTATGAGAACGGTTGATTCTTTCTAGAAATAGTTTTAGATCCGATGCTTATCAAGAAGCTGGAAGATTTTGTTGAAATACAGACGACCCATATAATttgagaatatttttaagttatttaggtagataaattttagaataattaattgAGATTTGTTAGGAATATTTTGTTTGATCTTTTAGTAGTTAGGGAATTAATTTCCCAGTTAGGTTATCActcttctttttattattttttcaattattaacTTAATAAAATTTAGAACAGTTCTATTAAATACTCTCTTAAAAACTTTCATGGCGTCTAAGCTAGATTAAATCTCCAGTAACACCATGgttaaaacaacatttaatagaGATAAAAGATCCAACAACTAAACGGAGTTAGAAAGTTCTGTTGTCGAAATAACTACTGAGAGTGCAATGATTCTAGGGACAAAGGCGTCTCACCTCTCTTTTCAGCTAACATCTCACAAGTTGAATGGCAAGAATTATCTCGAATGGTCGCAGTTCGTGAAGTTAGCAATTGATGGGCGCAACAAGCTAGGTCATTTAACTAGAGAAGTTAAGCAATCATAAGTGGGCGATCCAAAGATGAGCACGTGGAGGtcagaaaattttatgataattgcGTGGCTTATTAATTTCATGGAAGCATCCATaggtaaaccttttctttttctcttgacTATTAAAGATGTTTGGGGCGCTTTGAAAGACACCTATTTAGATTTAGAAAGCGCTTCACAGATTTTTGAGTTAGAAATAAAACTCTGGAAGGCTAGGCAAGGGGAAAAAGAAGTTACTTTGTATTATAATGAGATGATGTCTCTTTAGCAAGAACTAGATTAATGTTATAATGATGAATGAGAGTGTCCCAGAGATAGTGTAAAAGCTATGAAAAAAGAGGAGAGTGTCCTAGAGAATTTGATGAAGTGAGATCTTGGATTCTAGGAAAAAAAATCTCTTCCAACATTCcgtgagattttttttttggaggtTAGAAGAGAGGAGACGAGGAGAAAAGTAATGTTAGGGCTAGGATTTGAAGCTAACGGCGATAATTTTGCTTTTGTGACTGTTAAAAATAATGATGacagtgaaaaaagaaaaaaaaaccttggtGTGACCATTGCAAAAAATATTGACACACTTGAGAAATGTGTTGGAAGCTCCATGGAAAATcgacaaatgagagaaaaaagagTGGCAATGGTCGTGGTTCAAAATTTGAGGGTAGTAGAGCTTTCCAAACGACTATTGAAAATCATGAGCAGTAAAGTTCTCTAGAAGGGTCTCCATTCACTAAGGAACTATTAGAGCATCTACACAAGTTTTTTCAATCACCACAGTTGCAGATGAATTCTTCTGTTCCTAACTCATCCAATAGGCCTTCCTTATTTACCCAATCAGgtattgatttttctatttttctctgtgtcaagccttgtaaaacaaacacGTGGGTCATTGATTCTGGAGCTAGTGATCACATGACTAGtagttattttcttttctcaacttacacaccttgttcaagaaacaaaaagatcaaagtagTAGATGGGTTGTTCACGGCAATAGCCATGAAAGGCACAATTAAAATTTCACCTTTCttggttttacatgatgttttacatatgccaaatatagcttgtaatctcatatcAGTTAGTAAATTATCCCCATCCTCAAATTGTCGTGTTATATTTGACTCTTCTATGTGTAAATTTCAAGACATGGTCTCGTAGAGGATGATTGACAATGCTAAAGAATCTCTAGTTTactattttttactatttaagaaATTTGCTACCTGATCTATTTAAGAATAAAATTCCTTCATatcattgtgaattttgtgaattggttAAACATAATCGGTCATTCTTTTCACCTAAAAAATATAAAGCTTCCAAACAtttttcgttaattcatagtgatgtttggggacctttGAGAGTCTTAACTTTTTCAGGAAAACgttggtttgtcacatttattgatgatcatactcgtatttgttgggtgtttttattaaaagataagtgTAAAGTTAAAAATGCGTTTCAGTCTTTTTATACTATGGTGAAAACATAATTTGgtgttaaaataaaagaatttcggAGTGACAATGGTGGATAATTTTTTAGCGACCAATTAGGcgttttcttaaccaaacatggaaTAGTCCACCAAAGCTCTTGTACAAATACATCACAACAGAATGAGATTGCAAAAAGAAAAACCCACCATcttttggaagtaactagagcTTTGATGTTTACTAGTCAGGTACCATGTTATCTTTGGGGAGAAGCCTTATTAACAACTATATATCTTATTAATAAAATGCCCAGTAAAACTCTAAACTATAGAActccttttagttttttttaaagatagctttcctaactctaaattgatcaCAGATTTGCCCTTCCGAGTTTTTGGGTTTAGTGTTTTTATTTATCTTCACAACCAAGGTAAACTAGCTCCTAGAGCAAAAAAAAAGTGTCATTTTTGGGTACCCTTCTAATAAAAAGGGGGTTGTGATCCAAttgataaaaagattattgttaccatggatgtcacatttgttgaaacacaatcttattttaattccaatattcagggagggaattatagcaaagaaaattcaataattgatcaagaaaagacTAAAAATATACAACATAGGTATTCTAATAATGGGGAAGACGAATTTATGATCAACACATAAATCaatgatgttaatgttgttaataaaAATGAGTACGAAGGTGTATAGTTGATCATTAGAATAGGGAACAAACAAAGGAATTGTTGGTTTACTCAAGAAGAAATCGGAATTAAAAAAGTGGAATCCaccagattcatcaccaagaatTCGACCCGCAAGATCTTGTCAAAAGTCCAGGTAAAACTCATAATCTAATCAATGAATTTTCTAATGTAGATATTCCAATTGTTAAAAGaaaatatgttagaaatgttGTCAAATATCCCATATCTAAATTTGTGTCTTATAAAGTCTTGTCTTCGACATTCTCAGCCTTTATTTCGTGTCTCAATACTGTAGAAATAcccaaaaatgtgaaagatgctttACAGGTTTCTAAATGAAAGGAGGCTATTTTAGAGGAGATACACACTCTTGAAAAAATAGGTACATGGGAAACAATGGAATTACTTGTAGAAAAAAAAAGTGGActgtaaatgggtgttcacaaccaaattcaaactgGATGGATCTTTAGATAAATACAAAGCTCGACTAGTGGCTAAAAGGTACAGTCAAACATACGGGATAGACTATCTTGAGACATTTGCTTCAATAACCAAGTTAAATTCTGTTAGAGTTCTTTTATCCATTgttaattttgattggtttttacaacagctagatgtgaagaatgctttcctaaatgggaaacttgaagaagaagttaCATGGATTCTCCtccaggttttgaagaaaaatttgaaacTCAAGCGTGTAAGTTCAAGAAATCTTTGTATGATCTAAAGCAGTCTCTTCGAGCTTGGTTTGAATGATTCACTCAGGTTGTTAAAAAACAAGATTAGAGACAAGGGCAAACTGATCATACAATGTTCTACTGGCACTCACAAAGTGGTagaataactattattatagttaATGAcgatgatatcattcttacagGAGATGATTTGGATGAAATAAGGCATCTTAAGGAGCATCTAACATTAgagtttgagatcaaagacttgggtcctttaaaatatttcattggAATGAAAGTTGCTCGATCAAAGAATGGTCTTGTGGTCTCTCAgaaaaatatgtgattgatctGTAAAAGGAGGTTGGGATGAGTGGTTGCCGCCCAGTTGACACATtaattgatccaaatgtaaaatttgaaaataaagaagGAAGCTTAGTTGAAAAAGGTCAAGTGTGCATGCCGTTTGTTCCTTTAAAACAACAGATTGCTAACATACTCACCAAAGGGCTCTCTAAGACAAGTTTTGTttttcttgtaagcaagttgggcataattgatatatatgcaccaacttAGGAGGGTGTTGAAATACCTGAAGCCCATATAGTTTGGGgatatttttttagttatttaggtagataaatattagaataattaattgaaattttttaagaatattttattttatcttgtaGTAGTTTACTAGAATAAGAGAATTGTTTTTCTAGCTAGGTTATGActcttttttctatttaaatttaattatttacttaataaaatttagaaTAGGTTTATTAAATATTCTCTTGAAAACTTTTAGATTCTAGCTTgttatgaaataatattttttaagggTTCTCACTATGTTTCTCAAACTTGGGTGCAAGTGTTGGATACAGGtatggtaatttttttttaaaaaaggttcTTTCATGTATTTGACTAGTCATTGGTGAGGTATGTCCTCGTACTTATATCTCAACATGGGtgtactttaagaaaaatgaataatcTGAGTAATATAGGTTTCTTACTTATGTGTTTGAGCATGCAAGTAAGTTCATCCTATGATGCTTGGATTTGTCACTTTTCTTTAGGTACTCATGTCTAACACATTTGAATATAGGTACAGGGATATTATCcttcaaatacatggaaaaacttagaaacCACCATTGTTCGGAACTCGCACCCAAATCCAAGCTATATAGCTATTTCAAATAGAATCATTGCCTCTCCATTTGTTTGCAGTTGGTTTCGAGTTGTGGCACCTTGAGTTGATCATTGGATTGGTTTTGCTAATTTCCTCATGCCGGTACATACTATTGAAAACGTGGCGATATTTTGCTGAGTCAAGTGATACAGCCAATAAGCAGGTAGGTCCCTACTCATAGACTTCCAATAGATTCATTGTTAATAAGTGTCAGCAAAATGCCACTTTACCAAGATGGatcaaattcaattaatttaattcgatttgTTTGGTTTGGATTGATAGTTCGATTTATGTGTTTATTCGTTCAGTTTGTGGTTTTTCTTTTCCAAACCGAACCATCTGATAAACCAACACAATTAGAAAACAAATAAGTTGTGTTACGTTAATTTTCCTTTGGTTCTAAAAATGTCAAAAACATTATGTAACCTAACCCAATATAAGTGAGAAACTAAAACAACCGGCCAAACCAGTTCTGTTTGGTTAGTTCAGGTTTCTTA
The genomic region above belongs to Gossypium hirsutum isolate 1008001.06 chromosome D05, Gossypium_hirsutum_v2.1, whole genome shotgun sequence and contains:
- the LOC107903903 gene encoding uncharacterized protein isoform X2, whose amino-acid sequence is MGLLTINCGMFVRYYGIKELSPRNSIISTKFSARAFASRKPMKISRREGRLSTSFTLQTKETLPEDINGLADMCPSKDGNNNNGKSVDSTPPDIISIPSRSNVLQACTITSGLIAALGLIIRQVSHVGSMEGLPILDCSTEVSFGFELWHLELIIGLVLLISSCRYILLKTWRYFAESSDTANKQELLFRGALLPVLGFDWKSVMVVSTLFGVLHLGNGRKYSFAMWATFVGIVYGYATIMSSSVIVPMASHALNNLVGGLLWRYTSKSLE
- the LOC107903903 gene encoding uncharacterized protein isoform X1, with product MGLLTINCGMFVRYYGIKELSPRNSIISTKFSARAFASRKPMKISRREGRLSTSFTLQTKETLPEDINGLADMCPSKDGNNNNGKSVDSTPPDIISIPSRSNVLQACTITSGLIAALGLIIRQVSHVGSMEGLPILDCSTEVSFGFELWHLELIIGLVLLISSCRYILLKTWRYFAESSDTANKQVLSSLQLYDYLVVAFLPRMSEELLFRGALLPVLGFDWKSVMVVSTLFGVLHLGNGRKYSFAMWATFVGIVYGYATIMSSSVIVPMASHALNNLVGGLLWRYTSKSLE